The nucleotide sequence GGAATCGGACGCGGCCCAGCTCTTAAACGGTCTGGGCATTGAAACGGAATTCCACTACGCTCTTATGAAGGACTTATCAGGAGAGCAGAAAGTGAAAATCCTGCTGGCCCAGGCACTGTTCGGCAACCCGGACATCCTGCTCCTGGACGAGCCCACCAACCACCTGGATTTAGACGCCATTGCATGGCTGGAAGAATTTTTAATCAATTTCAACAATACGGTTATCGTTGTGTCCCACGACCGGTATTTTCTGAACAAGGTCTGCACCCACACTGCAGATATTGATTATGCTAAAATCCAGCTCTATGCGGGAAATTACGATTTCTGGTATGAGTCCAGCCAGCTTTTAATCCGGCAGATGAAAGAAGCCAACAAGAAAAAGGAAGAAAAAATCAAAGAGCTGCAGGAATTTATTTCCCGGTTCTCCGCCAATGCTTCCAAATCCAAACAGGCTACCTCCCGGAAAAAGGCGCTGGAGAAAATCCAGCTTGACGAAATCAAGCCTTCCAGCCGGAAATATCCTTATATTGACTTCCGCCCCAACCGGGAAATCGGCAATGAGGTGCTGACCGTGGAAAACTTATGCAAGACCATCGACGGAGTAAAGGTACTGGACAACGTGTCCTTTATTGTGGGACATGACGACAAAATTGCATTTGTGGGAAGCAACGAAACTGCAAAGACCACTTTGTTCAAAATCCTTGCAGGAGAGATGGAGCCCGACGAGGGCAATTACAAATGGGGCGTAACCACCAGCCAGTCCTACTTCCCCAAGGATAATACGGAGATTTTTGACAACGACCTGCAGATTGTGGAATGGCTGACCCAGTATTCTGAAATCAAGGACGCCACCTATGTGCGGGGCTTCCTGGGCAGAATGCTGTTCGCCGGAGAAGACGGCGTGAAGAAAATGAAAGTGCTGTCCGGCGGGGAAAAAGTACGGGTGCTTTTATCCCGTATGATGATTACCGGAGCAAACGTGCTGATTCTGGACGAACCCACCGACCATCTGGACATGGAGTCCATCACCGCCCTGAATAACGGGCTGATGAAGTTCCCCGGTGTCCTGCTGTTTGCCTCCAGAGACCATCAGGTGGTACAGACCACTGCCAACCGTATCATTGAGTTTCTTCCAAACGGCTCCATGATTGACAAAATCACCACCTACGACGAGTATCTGGAAAGCGACGAAATGGCCAGAAAGCGTCAGGTATATTCTACCAGTAACGCACAGGAAGAAGACGACTGATAACGGAAAGGAATCCCTGTGGATTGATTTTCAGGAACTGAATTTACAGTAAGTATGCTTTCAGCAAATCCAGCGTGGCCTTTACTCCGTCCACATGGCTTCTCTCATAGCCATGAGAGGCATAGACTCCCGGACCAATCAGCCCATGGCGGCAGTCATAACCCGCCTCCAGTGCAGCGTCCGCATCTGACCCGTAATGGGGATATACGTCCGGGGCAAAGTCAATGCCATGGTCTTTCGCCGCCTTTATCAGACCGCTTACCACAGGATAACTGTAAGGGCCCACGCTGTCTTTCACACAGATGGATACCTGGTGCTCCGTACAGTTCAGTCCCTCGCCCACACATCCCATGTCCACAGACAGAATTTCTGTTACGCCGTCGGGTACCGTTCCGCAGGCTCCATGACCCACTTCTTCATAAACGGTAATGTGCTGGTAAATATTCCGTTCAGGAATAATCTTTTCCTCTTTTATATATTTCGCAAATCCCAGCAAAACACCCACACTCAGCTTATCATCCAGAAACCGGCTCTTGATATAGCCTTTTTCCGTAATCACAGTTCTGGGCGCAAAGGCCACAATATCCCCTGCCATAATACCAAGTTTTTCCGTCTCTTCCATGGAGCTGACTTTTTCGTCCAGTACCACTTCCATGGTATCAAAGCTCCGTTTGGCTGTGCTGTAATCGCCGTTTACATGGACGGAAGCATTTTCCATCTGAAAGGTTCCCTCATACACGCCGTCGAATCTGGTAATAATCCGGCAGTTTTCTGCTTCTGCATTGTTGGGATTCAGACCGCCCAGAGGCGACACTTTCAGCCTGCCGTTCCCTTTGATTTCACAAACCATGGCGCCCAGCGTATCCATATGGGCTTCCAGTAAAATCCCGTTCTCCGGCTCCTGTCCGCCCAGATTCACCAGCACGCCACCTTTTACGGTTTTTACCGGTTCATATCCCAGAGAGCGGTACGCTTTCATCAGATACTCCGCCGCTTCTTCCGTATATCCGGTAGGGCTGTCTATGGCCAGAATTTTTCTGGTCTCATCCAGAATATATTCCATAATTGTTTCCATTTTTTTCATTTTCTATATTTCCTCCTGTCATTTCAGGCACAGAAATGCCCCAAGATTTCCCCGTTTCCCATGGCTGGCCCGATGGGAAAACAGTAATTTATGGTTACAGCAGGTACAGATTTCTGTCACTGTCAGGTGTTCCTGCCGGATACCTGCTTCCAGCAGGACAATCTCATTGGCCCGCCACAAATCAAGCTGGTATTTTCCATTTCCCTTATCCTGCAGAATCTCGTCTCTGCGTCCGGGAAATCCCTGCTCAAATGCCAGCGCCACATCTTCGCTGACCTCATAGCAGTTCTGGCAGATGGAGGGGCCGATGGCACAGACCACATCCTCCGGCTCTGTCTGAAATTCCCGTTTCATGGCCTCCAGCGTGGCTTTTCCCATGCGGCCCACAGTTCCCCGCCAGCCGGAATGAGACAGCCCGATGGCTTTCTGCCTGGTATCCACAAAATACAGGGGCACGCAGTCCGCAAAAAAGGCTGACAGTACCAGCCCCGGTTCATTGGTAATCAGTCCGTCAATATCCGTATAATCCCTTTCTCTGAGCAGTCCCTTTCCCGCATCTTCCCTGCCCGCCCGCCTTACATTGGCGGTATGGGTCTGGTCTGTCAGCACAAAATTCCCATACTCTGTCCCAAGGGCCTGTGAGATTCTGCGGAAATTTTCTTCCACAGCTTCCCTCTCATCTCCTCTGGTAAAGCTCAGATTCAGACTTTCAAATATGCCTTTGCTGACGCCGCCCAGTCTGGTGGTAAAACAGTGCTTTACCAGATGGGTTTCTTCCACCAGCGGAAAAGACAGGTACGGAAAGATTCCCGCCTCCGTCTCTGCCTGTTTTAATACCGGAACTGGTTTCCTGCTTCCGGACTGAAATACGATTTGCTGCTCCATAACCGCTCCTTCCTGTTATTATGCATAAACAGATAATTGTGAAACTCAATAATTGTGTTAATTTCATGTACAATTCAAAAGATTTGAATATAAATATTTTCTCATGCAAAAGGTGAGAAATGCATTTCAGCACTATGGAAGCGAGACTTAAAGAAGCATGAAAGCCTCTGCTGAACATGATTCTTTGCATTCAGAGGCTCGCTGGAATGTCCGGTGCGTCTGGCATTTCGGCCTTTTGTATGAAGGAGATATTTAAAAGAAACTGTGGAAATTGTACATGAAATTTTGATAATTGGATAGTTTCAGCGCCGAAAAGGAAACGCATGTTCCACATGAATCATCTCTGTTCCCAGAATTCCGATTACGTCAAACCGGCAGGGCGTCTCTTCTCCATATCCATAACGGAGACAGTAATATTCCGCCGTCCGGCAGATTTTCCGCTGCTTTGAAAGATTCACCGCCTCCAGCGGATGGCCGCCTCTTATATCTTTCCGGTATTTTACTTCCACAAATACCAGGTATTTCCCCTGTCTGGCCACCAGATCTATTTCTCCATACCTGCTGCGGAAATTTGCCGTCAGAATCTGATAACCCTTTTCTTTCAGAAATTCTGCCGCCTGCTGTTCGAAGGCCATGCCAAGACTGCGGTTCTCATTTCCTGCTTTTCCCAAATTTACATACCCCTTCTGTCTCCTGTTTACTGTCACCTGATACGGTCTCCCCTGTATCTGCTCCGCTTATTTCTTATTCTGTGATTTACCGCAGTTTCTCCCGCATTCGCTCCATATCATCTACAAATACCAGTATTTCCGCCACCACTTCATACAGTTCCGGCGGTATCATATCGCCGATTTCCAGTTTGGACAGGGTTTTTGCCAGTTTATCATCCCGGTAAAAGGGGATGTTGTCTTCTTTCGCCTTTTCAATAATCCGCTCCGCCAGATGCCCTTTTCCGGTAGCTATGATTTTCGGTGCGGTTTCCCCCGGATTGTAGGCTATGGCCACAGCGGTTTTCTGCTTTTCACCCGATGTGGTTTCCATGGTTACCAGCTCTTTTGTATTTCTGTATCTTGTTCCGTCCATGGCCCTTTGGCTCCCTCCGTTCCCATATTTACTCACAGCCTGTCAGTCCGGATTTCCATTTTCTTTCTCTGTAAAACATAAGTTCTATGCTTTCACATCAAAGGAATACCGGTGCAGCTTTCCGGCAGGCTTTTCCTGCTCCAGAAATTCCCGGGGAGAATCTTTCTGCAGTTTCCTGTTTTCCACCTTTATCTCACAGCTATATCCTTTCTGCTCCAGACGTTCCGCCAGTTTATCTGTAAATCCGGCAATCAGCCGGTAAGATTTCTCATCTGCCAGGTAGAAATCCGTCTGCACCGACTGTCCATGCATTTTCACATAAATATCGGTGGAACCCAGATGTTCCATATCCAGGTGGAGCAGTGCGGACAAATCGCCTTCCTTTTCCCTCAGATTCTTTTTGTTGGTATACACATACAAATCGCTGTGGGCATTCTGCTGCTGCAGTTTCAGCGGAAGCTGCACATAGGTGTACACCTGATTTAACTGATTCATAAAATCCAGATTGTTCTGCACGGACTGAGCTGTTTTTGCCAGGGCGCTGCCTTCCTTTCCCGCCTGGGACAGCACCTGCTGCAACTCTGACATCTGCCGGTTCAGACGCTGGTACAGCTCCTTTACAGCCCCTTCTTCTTTTAATTTTTCCGGCGTCAGCATCCACTGCTCTGTCATGGCCTGTTTCATCAGGTTTTTCACTTCTTTTGAAGAAAACAGCTTCTTCATGGCCCCGGCCTCTCCATACTCGCTGCTTTCCAGGGCTTTCATCATCTGCTGCAGAAATTCTCCGGCAGAAAGGTTCGCATTCAGCCTGCCCTGGGGCAGAAGCTGCTGATTTTCCGCTGCCCCGGATTCTTTCAGCATGGAGGCCAGATTCTCCTGTTGTTCTCCGGTCAGTATCTGGTTTATGGTATTCTGCGCCTGGGCGCCGCTCTCTTTCCCGGCAGATTCCGGAGCTTCCGGGGGAACTCCTGCCTGGGCCTGTACCTGGACCTGGGACTCTGCTTTGGCCTGTACCTGGGCCTGAGACTCCGCCTGGGCTGCGCCGGTAAGGCTTTCCGGTACTCCTGTACCCTGAGAAGCCGGATTCTGAGATACCGGATTCTGCAAATCCGGATTCACGGTCTCCGTCTGTCCCCCTGTCGCACCCGCTCCCTCTGCCTGTGTACTGTTGCCCAGCAGAATTTCCATAATCTGCTGCTGAATTCCGGGAATCCGGCCTGTCTGCTGTCCGGCTTCTGCCGCTGCCGGATTCTGTCCGGCCCCTGTTGCCGCCGGATTCTGCCCGCTGCCGCCCAGCGTAAAATTCTCCGTAAGTCCCTGTCCTTCCTGTCCGAACAGCTGCTCCGGCAGATTTGCAAGACCTTCCATCAGGTTCTGCAAATCCGGCAGGATTGCCTGCTGTCCGTTCTGATAATTCTGAAACTGGTTCAGGGAATTTTCCGTAATCTGAAATCCCAGCTTCTGCATCTGAACCAGCGTCTGCATGTCTGCCTGAGGAAAACCGGCCGCAGCCCGCGCCATCTGCAGCAGGCTGTTTCTGTCTATGGGAAGCTGCTCCATCATCATCTGGTTTACCATGGACAGGTTACGGGGATTTACCTTCAGTCCCGCCGCCTCCAGCGCTTTCATCAATGTGGGATTCTGAGCACTTTCCAGAACCACCGGGCGGATGGAAATCTGTTCTTCTGTGGTACCCTTTACCTCAAACAGCATGGGCTGCCCCTGTTCCAGTGTGACTCCCGTCTCCATTCTGGCCTGTATGGTACTTCCGTCGCTCAGTCCAAGGGTTACCTGACCGTTGCTTTTTATGTCTGTCACCATTCCTTCAAACACTTTGCCCGGAACCAGTTCCTGAAGCTGAGAGGCCGGACGCACGGAAGCTGTTTCCTTTACAGAATTCAGGGTCTGTGTATTGGATGCTGTATTGGCCTGATATTGATGAACACCCTCCAAAAATGACATATCCATCACTGCCTTTCTATGTTTTTTATAAAGGTCTGACGGTGTATGGGCGAGGGCCCAAAAGTCCGGACTGCCTGCATGTGTTCCTGGGAACCGTATCCTTTGTTGCGGGCAAATCCATACTCCGGCATAATTTTGTCGTATTCCACCATCAGCCTGTCTCTGGTTACTTTTGCAATGATACTTGCCGCTCCGATGGAAATGCTTTTCGCATCTCCTTTGATAATGGGAACCTGAGGAATGTCCACCTGGGGAATGGTCACAGCATCATTTAATAATATATCGGGCGTCAGAGTTAAATTTTGAATAGCCTGCCGCATAGCCTCATAGGTTGCCTGAAGAATATTGATTTCATCAATTCTGGCGGGACTTACCATGCCGATTCCTGTGGCCAGGGCCTGCTCCATAATCACCTCATAGAGTTCTTCTCTTTTTTTCTCACTGAGCTTTTTGGAATCATTGATATAAAGAATTCCGCAGTCTTTGGGCAGAATTACTGCCCCGGCCACCACAGGGCCTGCCAGTGGCCCTCTGCCCGCCTCGTCGATTCCGCACACATGGCCTGCCTGTTCGTACTGCCTTTCATAAACTTTCAGTCTCTCGATTCTCTCCCGCTCCTGCTGCAGCTTCTCCAGACGTTTTCCGGCCTGCTGCAGCAATTTCTGAACTCCGGCGCGACTGTCATTGTTATATTCGGAAATAAAGGCAGGCAGCATCGTCTCCTCTGCTGCCTGTAATTCCTCTTTTATCTCACTGATTTTCTTCTGTTCTCCCACTGTATTCTCCTCTTATCCTGTACTGTCTCCTGAGGATTCCGGATTTATCCCCCTACTGATGTTTGATAAATCCAATCCGGTCAAAGGGATAAAGCCGCAGCCAGGCTCTTCCGATAATATCTTCTCTGCGTATTTTGCCCACACTGGGATCCCGGCTGTCTGAACTTGCATTCCTGTTATCTCCCAGCACAAAATATTCTCCTTCTCCCAGTTCAATGGGACTGGCGGCTTCTCCCGGATCTAAAATAATCTCTCTTCCGTAGGATTCCTCCAGCACTTCCCCGTCAATATAGATATTCCCTTCGTCATCAATCTGTACCGTTTCTCCCGGCAGGCCGATAATCCTCTTGATATAATAAGTATCTTCTTTGTACTGAAAAGGAAATACTATGATATCAAACCGTTCCGGGTCGTGGAACCGGTAGCTGATTTTATCCACAATCAGATTATCTCCGTCACTGAGGGTATATTCCATGGAAGTACCGCTTACCTGGGTGCGCTGCCCCACATAATGAATCACCAGATAGGTCACCAGAAATACAATTGCAATATAGAGAATAAAACTCAGGGTCTCTTTCACCATATCCGACTTATCCCTGGGAGATTTCTCCTTTCCCGCCCTTTTCTCCTTCCGGTTTTCTTCCTGTTTCCTGTCCTCTTCCTTTTTATTCATAATCATACATTCTTCTTTCTTTTCAACTCTCCTCATTGGGGAATTCAAGGGTTATGTTTCCCAGGCGTCCGCTGCGGAACTCGTCAATGACAAGGGCTGCCGCTTTGCTGTAATCAGGCTCATTTCCCTTTTTGACACAGTTGCGGTTTTCGGCAATCTGCATCAGCAGTTCCGGCGGATTCCGGTCTTCTTCCACCCCGTACCGTGCAGCCAGCACTCCAGGATAATTTTCCTTCAGAATTCCAATCAGTTCCAGAGAAAGTTCGTCAATATTTAAAATTTCGTCTTTTATGGAGCCAATCAGTGCCAGCAGCAGCCCCACCTGCTGATCTTCAAATTTGGGCCATAAAATTCCAGGCGTGTCCAGAAGCTCCACATTCTTATTCAGCTTAATCCACTGTTTTCCTTTGGTTACCCCCGGCTTATTTCCCGTTCTGGCACAGGCTTTTCCCGCATAGGTATTGATAAACGTGGATTTACCCACGTTGGGAATTCCCACCACCATGGCCCGTATGGGACGGTTTTTAATGCCTCGTTTCCGGTCCCGCTCCGTTTTCTCCCTGCAGGCTTCCATAATCACGCTGCTGATGGTCTTCATCCCTGTCCGGGACCTGGCGTCCAGTTTTACCACAAACCAGCCCTTTTTCCTGAAATATTCCGCCCAGGCGGCTGTCTGTTCTTCACTGGCCAGATCCGCTTTGTTCATAAGAATCAGTCTGGCTTTCTGCTTTCCAAGTTCATCTATATCGGGATTGCGGCTGCTTAAGGGAATTCTGGCGTCTACCAGTTCAATTACCAGATCTATTAATTTCATATCTTCCTGCATCTGACGTCTGGCTTTCGTCATATGTCCAGGATACCATTGAAACTGCATATTATCACCTTTCCGTTATTTCAGCAGAGCGAATCTGTCCCAGGGCCAGACAATACACCATGCCTTTCCCACAATATATTCTTTCTTTACATTTCCAATACTGGCGTACCGGCTGTCCTCGCTGTTGTTCCTGTTATCCCCCAGCACAAAATACTCGTCCTCGCCCACGGTGAGTTCTTCTTCTGCCAGCAGTGCATTTTCAATGGCGGGAACTTCCACCTTTTCTTCAAAAGGCTCTCCATTAATATAAATCATGCCTTCCTTTACCTGCACTTTGTCTCCCGGCATGGCGATGACCCGCTTGATATAGTAATGGGATTTCTCGTTTCCATTGGGCAGAAATACAATCAGATCGTTCTGCTTCGGGCTGAATATTTTATACACAAGCCGGTTGACCAGAATTTTCTCTCCGTTCTCCAGCGTGGGAGACATGGAAGGGCCCACCACAGAAATGCGGAATCCCACAAATAACACCAAAAGGACTGCCACAAACATGGTCAGCAGAATCTCCCCTGTCCAGAGCGCAATCTCTCTCAGTAATCCTGTATTTACTTTTCGCTTTTTCCGGTTAAAATTTAATCCTGATGTCCTTCTCATTTTTCTCTCCGCAAGGTGCCTGTATCCTGCATATCATTTTCCTCATACAGGAAACCCGGAGGAATCTCCTGTATGAGGAAAAAGGGACAACTACAATTGTATTTGTCCCTTCTGCATTCTGTCCGGATTATTTTACCAGCTCTTTTACTTTTGCTCTCTTGCCTACGCGTCCTCTCAGGTAATTTAATTTCGCACGTCTTACTTTACCGCGGCGGACAACTTCAATCTTCTCAACATTGGGAGAATGCAGCGGCCAGGTCTTCTCAACTCCCACACCGTTGGAGAATTTTCTTACGGTGAAAGTCTCACGGTTGCTGCCGCCCTGTCTCTTTAACACAATTCCTTCAAAAACCTGAATTCTTTCACGGTTTCCTTCTTTAATCTTACCATATACTTTAATGGTATCGCCTACGCGGAATTCCGTAATCTCTGATTTTAACTGTTCCTGTTCAATACTTTTCATAATTTCTGTTGCGTTCATCCTGTGACCTCCTGATTATATTCCGATGTTCTTAATACCTTTCGTAACAGAGGACCATCATTTTCTGTCTCACAGGTTGATATTCTATCATAATTTTTCTGAAAAGTCAACAACCCCGCGGGAATCAGAGGATTTTTCATATTCCTCCAGCCACTCCCGCTCCTGAGGCGACAGTTCCGCCTGGGCCAGCAAATCCGGCCTGCGCTCTCTGGTCAGCAGGACAGATTGCTGACGCCGCCAAGCTTCAATTTTTTTATGGTGGCCAGATAACAATATGGGCGGTACCTTTTTGCCATTCCATTCCTCCGGTCTGGAATACTGGGGATATTCCAGCAGGCCGCCTTCAAAGGACTCCGTGCTGCCGGAACTTTCATTGCCCAGAACCCCCGGAACCATACGGGCAATGGCGTCCACCATCACCATGGCCGGCAGCTCCCCTCCGGTCAGGACGTAATCTCCGATGGACATGTAATCTGTCACAATTTCTTCCAGTACCCGCTGGTCTATGCCTTCGTAATGACCGCAGAGCAGAATCATATCTTCCTCTCCGGCCAGCCTTCTGGCGTCATTCTGGCAGAAGGTTTTTCCCTGAGGGGTCACATAGACACACCGGGGCTTTTTCCCGATTCGCTCCACCACAGATTTCCAGGCATCGTATACTGGCTGGGCCTGCATCAGCATTCCCGCTCCGCCGCCATACGGATAATCATCTACTTTTTCATGTTTATTTGCGGAATAATCTCTGATATTAATGGCCTCAATATGCAGTCGTCCTGCTTCCATGGCCCGCCCGATGATACTGGTATTCAGTCCGTTCATTACCATATCCGGAAATAAAGTCAGTATATAAAAATTCATGGTTTTCCTCAGTCCTCTTCCAGAAGGCCCGGCAGCAGATGTATCCGCATGGTCCTCTGTTCCATATCCACATCCAGAATACATTCTTTAATTGCCGGAATCAGCAGTTCTTTCTTCCTGCCGGCAGAAGAAGACGTTTCATCTGCCTGAATCACATAGACGTCATTGGCCCCGGTCTGCAGTACATCTGCAATCTGTCCCAGCGCCTGTCCTTCTTCTGTCAGAACTCTGACCCCAAGCAAGTCTGCAATAAAGTATTCGTCTTTTTCGCATTTTACCGCCTGGTCCCTGGTTACGAAAAGGCTTTTTCCTTTATATTTTTCCACATCATTTATATTATCAATATCTTTAAATTTCAGAATCACCAGATTCTTAAAAAATTTCACCTGGACAATTTCCAGTTCCAGCTTTTCCCTGCCGGTGTCCAGCAGTACTTTTTTTAATTTTTTAAACCTTGCTGCATCGTCCGTGGTGGGAAATACTTTTACTTCCCCCCGGATTCCATGGGTAGTGGTTATCACACCCACCTGAAACAAATCTTCCATAGGGTTTCCTTTCCGAGCGGGCAGAAGAGATTTTCCCTGCCCGCCGCGCGGCCCGCGCGCTGCTTCAGCGGCATATTTTCTCTGCACGGGCCTGTGCAGACGAAAATCACAGTGAAACTTCACTGTGATTTTCGTCTGTTACTGCATAATATCCACAATAACTTTCTTTTCGCTTTTAGCTGCTGCTGCTTTTACAACGGAACGGATTGCCTTGGCAATGCGCCCCTGCTTTCCGATGACCTTTCCCATATCTGCCTGGGCAACACGTAACTCTATCACAATGGACTTTTCGTTCTCAGTCTCTGTAACTGCAACTTCTTCAGGATTATCCACAAGTGCTTTCGCAATTACTTCTACCAATTCTCTCATTACGTCACCTCACGAAGATTATTTTTCGATACCGGCTGCTTTAAAAATCTTTCCTACCATTTCTGTAGGCTGAGCACCATTTGCCAGCCATTTCTTTGCCAGTTCTTCATTTACATGGAACTCGCTTGGATCCCTTGTTGGGTCATAGGTTCCAATCTCCTCGATAAATTTACCGTCTCTCGGAGACCGGGAATCAGCTACCACGATTCTATAGAAAGGAGCCTTCTTCTGTCCCATTCTTTTCAGTCTGATTTTTACCATCGCACATCTCACCTCCTGGTTGTTAAACTGTTTTCTATCAGTAATCAGAACCTGCGAATGCCTGTCCTGTTACGAACGTTATTTTACTGCCTCAAACCGGCAGCACCCCGCGGAAATAATTCCTTCTAAAATCCAAAGGGCAGTTTAAATCCGCCCCGGCGTTTCCCTTTGCCGCCCATCAGCCCCGGCATCTGCTTCATCATTTTCCGGCTCTGCTCAAACTGCTTCACCAGACGGTTTACTTCGCTGATGTCCACGCCGGCTCCCTGGGCTATCCTGTGTTTCCGGCTGGGATTCAAAATGGAGGGATTGGCCCGCTCCTTCGGCGTCATGGAATAAATAATGCCTTCAATTCTGGCCATTTTCTTCTCGTCCATGGCGTTTTCAATTTCAGCAATCTGGGAACTTCCAATTCCGGGCATCATACTGAGCAGACTGGAAAGACCGCCCATTTTCTTCATCTGGTTCATGGACTCCAGATAGTCGTCAAAGCCGAATTCCGCCTTCTTCATCTTCTGTTCCAGTTCTCTGGCTTTTTCCTCGTCGATGTTCTCCTGCGCCTTTTCAATCAGCGTCAGCACATCTCCCATACCCAGAATCCGGTTGGCCATACGGTCCGGATAGAACTGCTCCAAATCGGAAAGTTTTTCTCCCATACCCACATATAACAGGGGCTTGCCTGTCACTGCCCGGATGGACAATGCCGCTCCGCCTCTGGTATCACCGTCCAGCTTGGTCAGTACCACGCCGTCGATACCGATTTTTTCTTCAAATGTGGAAGCTACGTTTACTGCGTCCTGTCCGGTCATGGCGTCCACCACCAGAATGGTCTGGTGTACGTCCACCTGTGCCTTGATTTCCTGCAGTTCCTCCATCATGTCTTCATCCACATGGAGTCGTCCGGCCGTATCCAGAATCACCACGTTAAAGCCTTTGGTTCTGGCATGTTCCACTGCCGCTCTGGCAATATTCACAGGCTTATGGCTGTCTCCCATGGAAAATACTTCCACGCCCTGCTTTTCCCCATTAATCTGCAGCTGCTGAATAGCTGCAGGCCGGTAAACGTCGCAGGCTGCCAGCAGAGGCTTTCTGCCCTTCTGTTTCAGTTTTCCCGCTATCTTGGCGGTGGTGGTGGTCTTACCCGCACCCTGCAGGCCCGCCATCATGATTACAGTAATCTCACTGCCCGGCTTTAAGGAAATCTCCGTGGTCTCAGACCCCATCAGGGATACCAGTTCTTCATTTACAATTTTTATTACCATCTGGCCGGGATTCAGTCCGTTCATCACATCCTGGCCGACGGCCCGCTCCTGCACAGATTTCACAAACTGTTTTACTACTTTAAAGTTGACATCCGCTTCCAGCAGCGCCAGCTTTACTTCTTTCAATGCTGTTTTTACATCTTCTTCCGTAAGAAGTCCTTTACTCCGCAGAGATTTGAATACGCTCTGCAGTTTTTCTGACAAGCTGTCAAATGCCATTTCATAACTCCTCTAATATCTCATTGGAAATGGCTTCAATCTCCGCCATTACCTCCGATTCTCTCTGTTCCTGACAGTTCCGGCTGAGTGTCCGGATTCGGGTGACCTTCTCTTTCGTCTTCAGAAACCGTTCCAGAAGATGCAGCTTCTCCTCATATCCTTCCAGTATCCTGTCACACCGTTTCACCAGGTCGTGAACTCCCTGGCGGCTGATTCCTTCTTCCCTGGCAATCTCGCTCAGGGATAAATCATTCAGCACAAAGTCTTCAAAAATATCCCTCTGGTGTTCTGTGAGCAGTTCTCCGTAAAAATCATAGAGGTAAGTCTGCATTACTTTTCTTTCCATTTCTATCACCTGAGCTATCATACTATAAAATATCCGGGGTGTCAAGGGTTTTTCCCTGACACTCCGGATATTTTGTGACAGTTCAGACAACTGCCCTGTTATCATATTCTATCTGGAAGCGGTATACGGAATTTCCAGCGTTTTTGATTTCATTCCGTAAAAAGTTCTTCCGTCCAGCACTTTAAAGGCCCGGATTCTGTAGTAATGGCGCTTCTTTTTCTTCAGATATTTATCCGTATAGGTTTTTCTGGAGGAAGAAGTGAGCTTTATAATCTTTTTATAACCGGAATCTTTTCTGGCAGAGGCATAGATAATATAGCCGCTGGCATTTTTATTTTTGTTCCAGGTAAGTTTTGCATATCCTTTGGAGGTAATGCTGCCTTTCAGA is from Lachnospiraceae bacterium JLR.KK002 and encodes:
- the ylqF gene encoding ribosome biogenesis GTPase YlqF → MQFQWYPGHMTKARRQMQEDMKLIDLVIELVDARIPLSSRNPDIDELGKQKARLILMNKADLASEEQTAAWAEYFRKKGWFVVKLDARSRTGMKTISSVIMEACREKTERDRKRGIKNRPIRAMVVGIPNVGKSTFINTYAGKACARTGNKPGVTKGKQWIKLNKNVELLDTPGILWPKFEDQQVGLLLALIGSIKDEILNIDELSLELIGILKENYPGVLAARYGVEEDRNPPELLMQIAENRNCVKKGNEPDYSKAAALVIDEFRSGRLGNITLEFPNEES
- the lepB gene encoding signal peptidase I — translated: MRRTSGLNFNRKKRKVNTGLLREIALWTGEILLTMFVAVLLVLFVGFRISVVGPSMSPTLENGEKILVNRLVYKIFSPKQNDLIVFLPNGNEKSHYYIKRVIAMPGDKVQVKEGMIYINGEPFEEKVEVPAIENALLAEEELTVGEDEYFVLGDNRNNSEDSRYASIGNVKKEYIVGKAWCIVWPWDRFALLK
- the lepB gene encoding signal peptidase I — encoded protein: MVKETLSFILYIAIVFLVTYLVIHYVGQRTQVSGTSMEYTLSDGDNLIVDKISYRFHDPERFDIIVFPFQYKEDTYYIKRIIGLPGETVQIDDEGNIYIDGEVLEESYGREIILDPGEAASPIELGEGEYFVLGDNRNASSDSRDPSVGKIRREDIIGRAWLRLYPFDRIGFIKHQ
- the rplS gene encoding 50S ribosomal protein L19, encoding MNATEIMKSIEQEQLKSEITEFRVGDTIKVYGKIKEGNRERIQVFEGIVLKRQGGSNRETFTVRKFSNGVGVEKTWPLHSPNVEKIEVVRRGKVRRAKLNYLRGRVGKRAKVKELVK
- a CDS encoding flagellar hook-length control protein FliK, whose translation is MSFLEGVHQYQANTASNTQTLNSVKETASVRPASQLQELVPGKVFEGMVTDIKSNGQVTLGLSDGSTIQARMETGVTLEQGQPMLFEVKGTTEEQISIRPVVLESAQNPTLMKALEAAGLKVNPRNLSMVNQMMMEQLPIDRNSLLQMARAAAGFPQADMQTLVQMQKLGFQITENSLNQFQNYQNGQQAILPDLQNLMEGLANLPEQLFGQEGQGLTENFTLGGSGQNPAATGAGQNPAAAEAGQQTGRIPGIQQQIMEILLGNSTQAEGAGATGGQTETVNPDLQNPVSQNPASQGTGVPESLTGAAQAESQAQVQAKAESQVQVQAQAGVPPEAPESAGKESGAQAQNTINQILTGEQQENLASMLKESGAAENQQLLPQGRLNANLSAGEFLQQMMKALESSEYGEAGAMKKLFSSKEVKNLMKQAMTEQWMLTPEKLKEEGAVKELYQRLNRQMSELQQVLSQAGKEGSALAKTAQSVQNNLDFMNQLNQVYTYVQLPLKLQQQNAHSDLYVYTNKKNLREKEGDLSALLHLDMEHLGSTDIYVKMHGQSVQTDFYLADEKSYRLIAGFTDKLAERLEQKGYSCEIKVENRKLQKDSPREFLEQEKPAGKLHRYSFDVKA
- a CDS encoding ribonuclease HII; translated protein: MGEQKKISEIKEELQAAEETMLPAFISEYNNDSRAGVQKLLQQAGKRLEKLQQERERIERLKVYERQYEQAGHVCGIDEAGRGPLAGPVVAGAVILPKDCGILYINDSKKLSEKKREELYEVIMEQALATGIGMVSPARIDEINILQATYEAMRQAIQNLTLTPDILLNDAVTIPQVDIPQVPIIKGDAKSISIGAASIIAKVTRDRLMVEYDKIMPEYGFARNKGYGSQEHMQAVRTFGPSPIHRQTFIKNIERQ